A single Musa acuminata AAA Group cultivar baxijiao chromosome BXJ2-1, Cavendish_Baxijiao_AAA, whole genome shotgun sequence DNA region contains:
- the LOC103995441 gene encoding protein YELLOW LEAF 1, choloroplastic-like, with protein sequence MSLTSATVPALATSTKSLQGTPGRRVQLPYSDLSLPCTKYQPFQHAQTKLGARRLRSGALICAAALSARCAAEQTQTVTRQSSTITIAPIQGKEKSPELDDGGTGFPPRDDDGGGGGGGGGGGHWSGGFFFFGLLAFLGLMKDQESEGPYQNNKRRY encoded by the exons ATGTCTCTAACAAGTGCGACTGTGCCTGCTCTCGCCACCTCAACGAAGAGCCTTCAAG GGACACCAGGTCGAAGGGTCCAGCTTCCATACTCTGATCTCTCATTGCCCTGCACTAAATATCAGCCATTTCAACATGCGCAAACTAAATTGGGAGCTCGGCGACTACGTTCTGGCGCACTGATATGTGCTGCAGCCTTG AGCGCAAGATGTGCAGCGGAGCAAACCCAGACAGTCACACGCCAATCATCTACGATAACAATTGCTCCCATCCAAG GGAAGGAGAAATCACCAGAGCTTGACGATGGAGGGACAGGATTTCCACCTCgggatgatgatggtggtggcggtggaggtggtggaggaggggGGCACTGGTCGGgtggtttcttcttctttggcttgcTTGCCTTTTTAGGTCTTATGAAGGATCAAGAAAGCGAGGGTCCCTATCAGAATAACAAACGAAGATATTGA